A single genomic interval of Bradyrhizobium sp. AZCC 1693 harbors:
- a CDS encoding beta-1-3, beta-1-6-glucan biosynthesis protein, giving the protein MRRRLLDPRVAVLRRFAAAGLALLIGSAGAFAQSGSPAPQDQSGKPPAPNVADVNKDNQRKADEFVEASQAINGPAGNPECVWLGRRVVRLMWLDDLDTAFRHLDLYDRFGCPGGHVQATFRCLTRFGGQIDPKVAETLSSRIHVCWINPGAQPQAAAAAGPAPAGAATAGNATPAPAASPSPAPGASPAPPAK; this is encoded by the coding sequence ATGCGTCGACGGTTGCTTGATCCAAGAGTTGCGGTTTTGAGGCGCTTCGCCGCTGCCGGCCTGGCCCTCCTGATCGGATCGGCGGGGGCGTTTGCCCAGAGCGGCAGCCCGGCGCCCCAGGATCAGTCCGGCAAGCCGCCGGCCCCGAACGTCGCCGACGTCAACAAGGACAACCAGCGCAAGGCCGACGAATTCGTCGAGGCGTCGCAGGCCATTAACGGCCCGGCCGGCAACCCCGAATGCGTCTGGCTCGGCCGCCGCGTCGTACGCCTGATGTGGCTTGATGACCTCGATACCGCCTTCCGGCACCTCGACCTCTATGACCGGTTTGGCTGCCCGGGCGGCCATGTCCAGGCCACCTTCCGCTGCCTGACCCGCTTCGGCGGCCAGATCGACCCCAAAGTCGCGGAAACCCTCTCCAGCCGCATCCACGTCTGCTGGATCAATCCGGGCGCCCAGCCCCAGGCCGCCGCGGCGGCTGGCCCGGCGCCAGCGGGCGCTGCGACCGCCGGCAACGCCACGCCGGCGCCGGCCGCTTCGCCCTCGCCGGCCCCCGGCGCCAGCCCTGCCCCGCCGGCGAAATAG
- the glmU gene encoding bifunctional UDP-N-acetylglucosamine diphosphorylase/glucosamine-1-phosphate N-acetyltransferase GlmU, producing MTARSSLTVVLAAGEGTRMRSSLPKVLHPVAGQSLLAHVLDAAPHGTGAALAVVIGPDHKAVADVARRVRADAATFIQAERLGTAHAVLAAREAIARGADDLLVAFGDTPLISAQTFARLRAPLAQGAALAVLGFRAADPTGYGRLLLEGGRLMAIREHADATEEERKVTLCNAGVMAFDGHRALEILDRIGKANSKAEYYLVDAVAIVREMGLEAVVIETSEDEVRGINTKSQLAEAEAVMQARLRKAALDAGVTLIAPETVHLAADTTFGSDITIEPFVVIGPGVTIADGAVIHSFSHIVQTSIGRGASVGPYARLRPGTSLGEGVRIGNFVETKAATIEAGAKVNHLSYVGDAHVGANANLGAGTITCNYDGFFKHKTTIGEGAFVGTNSSLVAPVKIGNGAYIGSGSVITKDVPDDAMAVERSPQSNREGGAARYREMKMRAKKPKES from the coding sequence ATGACCGCTCGATCCAGCCTGACTGTCGTGCTTGCGGCCGGTGAGGGCACGCGCATGCGATCCTCGCTGCCGAAGGTGCTGCACCCCGTCGCCGGCCAGTCGCTGCTGGCGCATGTGCTGGACGCCGCCCCGCACGGAACGGGCGCGGCCCTCGCGGTCGTGATCGGGCCGGACCACAAGGCGGTGGCCGACGTGGCCAGGCGCGTCCGCGCGGACGCGGCAACCTTCATTCAGGCCGAGCGCCTCGGCACCGCGCATGCCGTGCTGGCCGCCCGCGAAGCGATCGCGCGCGGCGCCGACGATCTGCTGGTGGCGTTCGGTGACACGCCGCTGATTTCGGCCCAGACATTTGCGCGGCTGCGCGCGCCGCTGGCGCAGGGCGCAGCCCTTGCGGTGCTCGGCTTCCGTGCCGCGGATCCGACCGGTTACGGCCGGCTGCTGCTCGAGGGCGGCCGCCTGATGGCGATCCGCGAACATGCCGACGCGACGGAAGAAGAGCGCAAGGTGACGCTGTGCAATGCCGGCGTGATGGCGTTCGACGGCCACCGCGCGCTGGAAATTCTCGACCGGATCGGCAAGGCCAACAGCAAGGCCGAGTATTATCTGGTCGATGCCGTCGCTATTGTCAGGGAAATGGGACTGGAGGCCGTCGTGATCGAAACCAGCGAGGACGAAGTGCGCGGCATCAACACCAAGAGCCAGCTTGCGGAGGCGGAAGCGGTGATGCAGGCGCGGCTGCGCAAGGCGGCGCTCGATGCCGGCGTGACGCTGATCGCGCCGGAGACGGTCCATCTCGCCGCCGATACCACGTTCGGCAGCGACATCACTATCGAGCCGTTCGTGGTGATCGGCCCCGGCGTCACCATCGCCGACGGCGCGGTGATCCATTCCTTCTCGCACATCGTGCAGACCTCCATCGGCAGAGGCGCTTCCGTCGGCCCCTATGCGCGCCTGCGCCCCGGCACCTCGCTCGGCGAGGGCGTTAGAATCGGCAATTTCGTGGAAACGAAAGCTGCGACGATCGAGGCGGGCGCCAAGGTCAACCATTTGTCCTATGTCGGCGACGCCCATGTCGGCGCCAACGCCAATCTCGGCGCCGGCACCATCACCTGCAACTATGACGGCTTCTTCAAGCACAAGACCACGATCGGCGAGGGCGCGTTCGTCGGCACCAACTCCTCGCTGGTGGCGCCGGTGAAAATCGGCAACGGCGCCTATATCGGCTCGGGCTCCGTCATCACCAAGGATGTGCCTGATGACGCGATGGCGGTGGAACGCAGCCCGCAGAGCAACCGCGAGGGCGGGGCAGCAAGGTACCGCGAGATGAAGATGCGGGCGAAGAAGCCGAAAGAGAGTTAA
- a CDS encoding outer membrane protein, translating into MEKLALAVSVLAASAMGASAADMVVKAPRYQAPEAAASTWTGFYVGASLGGEQANANWTTTSIAVVAPGFVIPPPTVDGSSPRRFSPSSGRFGVFAGYDYQFAPQWVAGIVLDAAYFDSTVTTVGAPGCTVTCILGVPGPGADVSSVKAKWDADVRGRLGYLVTPNVLLYGTGGIAFQNFSNSITCQTSLNDPLCGPTPVPAAATATNSSTRTGWTAGVGIDAKIFANWMLRAEYRYSDFGTWSNSLLLVSPGVSTVTVATNLKLNTHIGMIGIAYKFGDPVVARY; encoded by the coding sequence ATGGAAAAACTTGCTTTGGCGGTATCCGTTCTCGCGGCCAGCGCAATGGGCGCATCCGCTGCCGACATGGTTGTGAAAGCCCCTCGGTACCAAGCACCCGAAGCAGCCGCTTCGACTTGGACAGGCTTTTATGTTGGAGCCTCGCTCGGCGGCGAGCAGGCCAACGCCAATTGGACGACTACGTCGATTGCCGTTGTCGCACCGGGCTTTGTAATTCCTCCCCCAACAGTAGATGGTAGTTCGCCCAGGCGCTTTAGCCCCTCAAGCGGTCGCTTTGGGGTCTTTGCCGGATACGACTATCAGTTCGCGCCTCAGTGGGTTGCAGGCATTGTCCTCGATGCGGCCTATTTTGACAGCACCGTCACGACTGTGGGGGCGCCCGGCTGCACGGTCACTTGCATTTTGGGTGTCCCGGGACCCGGAGCCGATGTATCGAGTGTAAAAGCTAAATGGGATGCGGATGTGCGGGGTCGGCTCGGATATCTGGTAACTCCCAATGTTCTGCTCTATGGGACTGGCGGTATTGCATTCCAGAACTTCTCCAACTCCATAACCTGCCAAACCAGCCTTAACGATCCCCTTTGCGGACCAACTCCAGTCCCCGCTGCTGCGACGGCGACGAACAGTTCCACCCGAACTGGCTGGACGGCCGGAGTCGGCATCGACGCGAAAATCTTCGCAAACTGGATGCTTCGTGCTGAGTATCGTTACTCGGACTTCGGAACGTGGAGCAATTCGCTGTTGCTCGTATCCCCCGGTGTTTCAACTGTAACGGTGGCCACGAATTTGAAACTCAATACGCACATTGGAATGATAGGAATAGCGTACAAGTTTGGTGACCCCGTCGTTGCAAGGTACTGA
- a CDS encoding type II toxin-antitoxin system RelE/ParE family toxin → MVARSDCRPRGIAGYIAQNDPAAAQRVALHIVHNVETLLPNSPEMGRPGRVPGTREFVIPRTPYIVPYRLVGNTIQVLRVFHSARRWPEAF, encoded by the coding sequence CTGGTCGCCAGAAGCGATTGCCGACCTCGCGGCATTGCGGGCTACATCGCGCAGAACGATCCCGCAGCAGCGCAACGTGTTGCGCTGCATATCGTACACAATGTCGAGACGTTACTTCCCAATAGCCCCGAAATGGGGCGGCCGGGTCGAGTTCCGGGGACGCGCGAGTTCGTGATCCCGAGGACGCCATACATCGTGCCGTACCGTCTGGTCGGCAACACAATCCAAGTCCTGCGGGTCTTCCACAGTGCACGCCGGTGGCCTGAGGCGTTTTGA
- a CDS encoding IS3 family transposase (programmed frameshift) — MTRRARRNHTPAFKAKVALAAVKGDRTLAQLAEQFDVHPNQITSWKAQLEGGAADVFGPGGGNAMALPAVDVKSLHAKIGELTLENGFFRRSAHQGGIAERKTMIDREHDLSITRQAEVLKISRGSVYYLPRPVSPDDLAIMLRLDRLHLEFPFAGSRMLRGLLAAEGCKIGRRHVKTLMRKMGIEALYRRPRTTKPEPGHKIYPYLLRGMEITRPNQVWAMDITYIPMARGFVYLTVVLDWATRRVLSWRLSITMEAAFCVETLHDAMARHGKPEIFNTDQGSQFTGSAFTGALASNGIAISMDGKGAWRDNVFVERLWRSVKYEEVYLRAYDSVSDARASIGRYLDFYNGRRPHSSLDGSTPDQAYFNSLPLRTAA; from the exons ATGACGAGACGAGCGCGCCGGAACCACACACCGGCTTTCAAGGCGAAAGTGGCGCTGGCCGCGGTGAAGGGCGATCGAACACTGGCTCAATTGGCGGAGCAGTTCGACGTGCATCCCAATCAGATCACGTCGTGGAAAGCCCAGCTTGAGGGCGGGGCCGCCGATGTGTTCGGTCCAGGGGGCGGCAACGCCATGGCGCTACCGGCCGTCGATGTGAAGTCGCTGCATGCCAAGATCGGGGAGCTGACGCTGGAGAACG GATTTTTTAGAAGGAGCGCTCACCAAGGCGGGATTGCTGAGCGCAAAACGATGATCGACCGTGAGCACGATCTTTCGATCACCAGGCAGGCGGAAGTTTTGAAGATCAGCCGTGGCAGTGTCTATTACCTGCCGCGTCCGGTGTCGCCCGACGACCTCGCGATCATGCTGCGGCTCGACCGGCTGCATCTGGAGTTTCCTTTCGCCGGTTCGCGGATGTTGAGAGGCCTGCTGGCTGCCGAGGGGTGCAAGATCGGCCGCCGGCATGTCAAGACGCTCATGCGGAAGATGGGGATAGAGGCGCTCTATCGCCGTCCGCGCACCACCAAGCCCGAACCTGGTCACAAGATCTATCCGTATCTGCTGCGGGGCATGGAGATCACGCGCCCGAACCAGGTCTGGGCAATGGACATAACGTATATCCCGATGGCGCGTGGCTTCGTGTATCTCACCGTCGTGCTGGACTGGGCGACCCGCCGGGTTCTGTCGTGGCGGCTGTCGATCACGATGGAGGCGGCATTCTGCGTCGAGACGCTGCATGACGCCATGGCTCGCCACGGCAAGCCGGAGATCTTCAACACGGATCAGGGCTCGCAGTTCACCGGCTCGGCCTTCACCGGCGCGCTCGCCAGCAACGGTATCGCCATCAGCATGGACGGCAAAGGAGCATGGCGGGACAACGTGTTCGTCGAGCGGCTGTGGCGCAGCGTCAAATACGAGGAGGTTTACTTGCGGGCCTACGATAGCGTGTCCGACGCCCGCGCCTCGATCGGCCGATACCTCGACTTCTACAATGGCCGGCGTCCACATTCGAGCCTTGACGGCAGTACACCGGATCAAGCCTACTTCAACTCGCTGCCGCTCCGCACGGCAGCCTAA
- a CDS encoding CopG family ribbon-helix-helix protein, which yields MKSTTFTVRVDTGVKKRLERLAKSTGRSSSFLAAEAINEYLEFNEWQVASIKRAIASLDRGEGIPHDQVKDWVASWGSANEKPAPKSELVPIV from the coding sequence ATGAAGTCGACAACCTTTACGGTGCGCGTCGATACGGGCGTGAAGAAACGGCTGGAGCGATTGGCCAAGAGTACTGGTCGCAGTAGCTCCTTTCTCGCTGCCGAGGCCATCAACGAATATCTCGAATTCAATGAATGGCAGGTCGCCAGTATCAAGCGCGCCATCGCCTCGCTCGATCGCGGCGAAGGGATTCCGCATGACCAGGTTAAGGATTGGGTCGCTTCCTGGGGAAGCGCGAACGAGAAACCGGCACCCAAGAGTGAGCTGGTCCCGATTGTCTGA
- a CDS encoding transposase, translated as MAARGKNRRFPTAFKLKAIKRAEGGEGVLPVARKLGISRKLLHDWIKAWKAHGPEGLNRKPGPKPGPRRLKPLQADDMKRSALAQANLRIAELERLVGRQQMDIDFFRKALRALERPAAQGKPASASSKSLKR; from the coding sequence GTGGCAGCAAGAGGAAAGAACCGTCGGTTTCCGACGGCGTTCAAATTGAAGGCGATCAAGCGTGCCGAAGGCGGTGAAGGCGTACTGCCTGTGGCCCGCAAGCTTGGTATATCGCGCAAGCTCCTGCATGACTGGATCAAGGCGTGGAAGGCCCACGGGCCCGAGGGGTTGAACCGCAAGCCCGGGCCGAAGCCTGGCCCCCGCAGGCTCAAGCCGCTACAGGCGGATGACATGAAGCGCTCTGCGCTCGCCCAGGCGAACTTGCGCATAGCCGAGCTCGAACGGCTGGTGGGCCGCCAGCAGATGGACATCGATTTTTTTCGAAAAGCCTTGCGCGCCTTGGAGCGGCCGGCAGCGCAAGGCAAACCCGCATCCGCATCATCGAAGTCATTGAAGCGATGA
- a CDS encoding IS3 family transposase, giving the protein MTTEASGSQADVQRLCRLAGLPRATYYRHLARRGDEADECELRDAIQRICLKHRFYGYRRVTAALRRQGMVVNAKKVQRLMREDNLLAQRKAPFLKPPADRPSAFLIVPNLVRGLVPSAPDQIWVADITYVHLARAFVYLAVILDAFSRKAVGWALENTLDASLAIAALDTALEARKPQPGSLIHHSDRGVQYASIAYRQKLAEHDITISMSRPGNPFDNAKAESFMKTLKTEEVNGKAFVDIRDARRRINGFIAEVYNKDRLHSALGYQSPLEFETAFAQNKAR; this is encoded by the coding sequence ATGACCACAGAAGCGTCTGGCTCACAAGCCGATGTGCAGCGTCTTTGCAGGCTCGCAGGCCTGCCGCGCGCGACCTACTACCGGCACCTTGCGCGACGCGGCGACGAGGCGGATGAGTGCGAGCTGCGCGATGCGATCCAGCGCATTTGCCTCAAGCACCGCTTCTATGGCTATCGGCGGGTGACAGCGGCACTCAGGCGGCAGGGCATGGTGGTAAATGCCAAGAAAGTTCAGCGGCTTATGCGCGAGGACAATCTCCTGGCCCAGCGCAAGGCGCCGTTCCTGAAGCCACCTGCCGATCGACCTTCGGCCTTTCTCATCGTGCCCAATCTGGTGCGTGGCCTCGTGCCGTCAGCGCCGGACCAGATCTGGGTCGCCGACATCACCTATGTGCATCTCGCCAGAGCCTTCGTCTATCTTGCCGTCATTCTCGACGCCTTCTCGCGCAAGGCCGTCGGCTGGGCTTTGGAGAACACGCTTGATGCCTCGCTCGCCATTGCCGCGCTGGACACAGCCCTCGAAGCCCGAAAGCCGCAACCCGGCAGCCTGATCCATCACTCCGATCGCGGCGTACAATACGCCTCCATCGCCTACCGCCAGAAGCTCGCCGAACACGACATCACCATCAGCATGAGCAGGCCCGGCAATCCCTTCGACAACGCCAAGGCCGAAAGCTTCATGAAGACGCTCAAGACCGAAGAGGTCAACGGCAAGGCTTTCGTCGACATCCGCGATGCCCGCCGCCGCATCAACGGCTTCATCGCAGAGGTCTACAACAAGGACCGGCTGCACTCGGCGCTCGGATACCAATCGCCGCTTGAGTTCGAAACCGCGTTCGCGCAAAACAAAGCACGATAA
- a CDS encoding DUF805 domain-containing protein: protein MKLQKILFSFDGRIGRRTYWLAILALIVAVLVLTFAPFLLESEKAAVLMLALTSQFIWLLSLWPILAVGSKRLHDRNKNGWWLLVFWLLPFALFVGGFSIALFDDPRTGRSGDFSTGLIPVLASLPPALWGIVELGILPGTKGPNLYGADPAQQLELR, encoded by the coding sequence ATGAAACTGCAGAAGATCCTCTTTAGCTTCGACGGCCGGATCGGCCGCCGCACGTATTGGCTGGCGATCCTCGCCCTGATCGTCGCGGTGCTGGTCTTGACCTTCGCCCCCTTTCTCCTCGAAAGCGAAAAGGCGGCCGTCCTGATGCTCGCCTTGACCTCGCAATTCATATGGCTCTTAAGCCTGTGGCCGATACTGGCCGTGGGCAGCAAGCGATTGCACGACCGCAACAAGAACGGCTGGTGGCTGCTGGTTTTCTGGCTGCTGCCCTTCGCCCTGTTCGTTGGCGGCTTCAGCATCGCCCTCTTTGACGACCCCAGAACCGGCCGGAGCGGAGATTTCTCGACCGGCTTGATCCCGGTTCTTGCGAGCCTTCCGCCCGCGCTATGGGGCATCGTCGAGCTCGGCATTCTGCCAGGCACCAAGGGGCCGAACCTGTACGGCGCCGACCCGGCGCAACAGCTGGAGTTACGGTGA
- a CDS encoding dihydrofolate reductase family protein, producing the protein MAKLVFGLNQSLDGYVDHTAFVPDSVLFRHFIEDVRGLAGSVYGRRMYEVMRYWDEDHSEWDEAERDYAAAWRSQPKWVVSRSLKSVGPNATLVEDEVEAAIRGLKARLDGVIEVSGPELAASLSNLGLVDEYQLYLHPVVLGGGKPLFTGPLPPLRLVASDRIGEDVIRLTYVPA; encoded by the coding sequence ATGGCGAAGCTCGTCTTCGGATTGAACCAGTCGCTGGACGGCTATGTCGACCACACGGCATTTGTACCCGACTCTGTGCTTTTTCGTCATTTCATCGAAGACGTGCGCGGTCTGGCCGGCAGTGTGTACGGTCGCCGCATGTATGAGGTGATGCGGTATTGGGACGAGGATCATTCCGAATGGGACGAGGCGGAACGTGACTATGCGGCGGCGTGGCGGAGCCAACCGAAATGGGTGGTGTCGCGCTCGTTGAAGTCGGTCGGCCCGAACGCTACCCTGGTCGAGGATGAGGTCGAGGCGGCGATACGCGGGTTGAAAGCTCGACTCGATGGGGTGATTGAAGTTTCCGGACCAGAGTTGGCGGCAAGTCTGAGCAACCTGGGCCTTGTCGATGAGTATCAATTATACCTGCATCCCGTTGTGCTCGGTGGCGGCAAACCGTTGTTCACCGGCCCGCTGCCCCCGCTGCGCCTGGTGGCGAGCGATCGTATCGGCGAGGACGTGATCAGGTTGACCTACGTTCCGGCATAG
- the glmS gene encoding glutamine--fructose-6-phosphate transaminase (isomerizing) — protein sequence MCGIVGILGKAPVAELLVDSLKRLEYRGYDSAGVATLEGGHLARRRAEGKLKNLEKRLEAEPLAGHTGIGHTRWATHGKPTENNAHPHATDRVAVVHNGIIENFRELREALEKKGAVFKTETDTEIVLHLVDSLLQQGIKPVEAVRAALSELRGAFALGFIFSGDDDLMIGARNGPPLAIGHGDGEMYLGSDAIALGPFTDMISYLEDGDWVVLTRKGAVIYDKNNAIVQREAVKHSASTSLVDKANYRHFMAKEIHEQPEVVGHTLARYIDMASDRVVLPVKLPFDFRDIQRISIIACGTANYAGYVAKYWFERLARVPVEVDVASEFRYREAPLRKGDLAVFISQSGETADTLAALRYAKAAGAHTVSVVNVPTSTIARESETVLQTLAGPEIGVASTKAFTCQLMVLAALAVAAGKARGELSDEDETKLVHGLVEIPRLMAAALTIEPQIEKLARDISKSKDVLYLGRGTSYPLALEGALKLKEISYIHAEGYAAGELKHGPIALIDENMPVVVIAPFDRVFEKTVSNMQEVAARGGNIILMTDAKGAAEATIESLVTIVLPDMAAAFTPMVYAIPVQLLAYHTAVVMGTDVDQPRNLAKSVTVE from the coding sequence ATGTGCGGCATTGTCGGCATTCTTGGGAAAGCTCCGGTCGCGGAACTGTTGGTGGATTCACTCAAGCGGCTTGAATATCGCGGCTATGATTCCGCAGGCGTCGCCACGCTGGAAGGCGGCCACCTCGCGCGCCGCCGCGCCGAAGGCAAGCTGAAGAACCTCGAAAAGCGGCTGGAGGCCGAGCCGCTCGCAGGGCACACCGGCATCGGCCACACCCGCTGGGCGACCCACGGCAAGCCTACCGAGAACAACGCGCATCCGCATGCGACCGATCGCGTCGCCGTGGTTCACAACGGCATCATCGAAAATTTCCGCGAGCTGCGCGAAGCGCTGGAGAAAAAAGGGGCCGTCTTCAAGACCGAGACCGATACCGAGATCGTCTTGCACCTGGTCGACAGCCTGCTGCAGCAGGGCATCAAGCCGGTCGAGGCGGTGAGGGCGGCGCTGTCGGAACTGCGCGGCGCGTTCGCGCTCGGGTTCATCTTCTCAGGCGACGACGACCTGATGATCGGCGCCCGCAACGGGCCGCCGCTGGCGATCGGTCACGGCGACGGCGAAATGTATCTGGGGTCGGATGCGATCGCGCTCGGGCCGTTCACCGATATGATCAGCTATCTCGAAGACGGCGACTGGGTGGTGCTGACGCGCAAGGGCGCTGTCATCTACGACAAGAACAATGCGATCGTGCAACGCGAGGCGGTCAAGCACAGCGCCTCGACTTCGCTGGTCGACAAGGCGAACTACCGCCACTTCATGGCCAAGGAAATCCACGAGCAGCCGGAAGTGGTTGGCCACACCCTGGCACGCTACATAGACATGGCGAGCGACCGCGTCGTGCTGCCAGTCAAGCTGCCGTTCGATTTTAGGGATATCCAGCGCATTTCGATTATCGCCTGCGGCACCGCGAACTATGCCGGCTACGTCGCCAAATACTGGTTCGAGCGGCTGGCGCGCGTGCCGGTCGAAGTCGATGTCGCCTCGGAATTCCGTTACCGCGAGGCGCCCTTGCGCAAGGGCGATCTCGCGGTCTTCATTTCACAGTCGGGTGAGACCGCCGACACGCTGGCCGCGCTGCGCTATGCCAAGGCCGCGGGCGCCCACACGGTGTCGGTCGTCAACGTACCGACTTCGACGATTGCGCGCGAAAGCGAAACCGTGCTGCAGACGCTGGCAGGTCCCGAAATCGGCGTCGCCTCGACCAAGGCCTTTACCTGCCAGTTGATGGTGCTGGCCGCGCTCGCGGTCGCCGCCGGCAAGGCGCGCGGCGAATTGTCGGACGAGGACGAAACCAAGCTCGTCCACGGTCTCGTCGAGATTCCGCGCCTGATGGCGGCGGCGCTGACGATCGAGCCGCAGATCGAAAAACTGGCGCGCGATATCTCGAAATCGAAGGACGTGCTTTATCTCGGCCGCGGCACCAGCTATCCGCTGGCGCTGGAAGGCGCGCTGAAGCTGAAGGAAATTTCCTACATTCACGCCGAGGGCTATGCCGCCGGCGAACTCAAGCACGGGCCGATCGCGCTGATCGACGAAAACATGCCGGTCGTGGTGATCGCGCCATTCGACCGGGTGTTCGAGAAGACCGTCTCCAACATGCAGGAAGTCGCGGCGCGCGGCGGCAACATCATCCTGATGACCGACGCCAAGGGGGCGGCGGAAGCCACCATCGAATCCCTGGTCACTATCGTGCTGCCCGACATGGCGGCGGCGTTCACCCCGATGGTCTACGCCATCCCGGTGCAGTTGCTGGCCTATCATACCGCCGTGGTGATGGGGACCGACGTCGATCAGCCGCGAAATCTCGCCAAATCGGTAACGGTCGAATAG
- a CDS encoding DUF502 domain-containing protein — translation MNREELSPTASPEEPLPEAHHAGLMARFRNYFLTGLVVAGPVAITFYLTWWFVNWVDNLVRPFVPTVYRPETYLPFGLPGSGLIVAVVALTLLGFLTANLIGRTLVDLGERLLGRMPVVRAIYRGLKQVFETLFSGKGSSFRKVGLVEFPSPGMWSIVLISQAPSVNIASQLPGEEEHISVFLPCAPNPTTGFFFYVPKSKIIEVDMSTEDAATLIMSAGVVQPGSDPQKRNGALAGMANAARVANSAAALQPAPAKVKVE, via the coding sequence ATGAACCGCGAAGAACTGTCCCCGACCGCGTCCCCGGAGGAACCCCTGCCGGAGGCGCACCACGCCGGGCTAATGGCCCGTTTCCGGAACTATTTTCTGACCGGACTGGTTGTCGCAGGGCCGGTCGCGATCACGTTTTATTTGACCTGGTGGTTCGTGAACTGGGTCGACAATCTGGTTCGCCCCTTCGTGCCGACCGTCTACCGTCCCGAAACCTACCTGCCGTTCGGCTTGCCCGGTTCCGGGCTGATCGTCGCCGTGGTGGCGCTGACGCTGCTGGGTTTCCTCACCGCCAACCTGATCGGGCGGACGCTGGTCGATCTCGGCGAGCGTCTGCTCGGCCGCATGCCGGTGGTGCGCGCGATCTATCGCGGCCTGAAGCAGGTGTTCGAGACGCTGTTCTCGGGCAAGGGGTCGAGCTTCCGCAAGGTCGGCCTGGTCGAATTTCCCTCGCCGGGCATGTGGTCGATCGTTTTGATCTCGCAGGCGCCGAGCGTGAACATCGCCAGCCAGCTTCCCGGCGAGGAAGAGCATATCTCGGTTTTCCTGCCCTGCGCGCCGAACCCGACCACGGGTTTCTTTTTCTACGTCCCGAAGAGCAAGATCATCGAAGTCGACATGAGCACCGAAGACGCCGCGACCCTGATCATGTCGGCCGGCGTGGTGCAGCCCGGCTCTGACCCGCAGAAACGCAATGGCGCGCTGGCCGGCATGGCGAACGCGGCGCGCGTGGCGAATTCGGCTGCCGCGCTGCAGCCGGCTCCGGCAAAGGTGAAGGTGGAGTGA